The nucleotide window GGCCCCGTCTGCATCGACGAAGAGGTTGCGGTCCTGCCGCAGGCCAAGCACCGCAACGGCGGCCGGCGGGGTGGTGCCGGCGGCAAAGACGATCGGATAATGGCGCGCGGCGATGCCGAACTCGATGGCATTGAGCGGCACCGCATGGGTCTTGGCGGCGAAGCGATAGTCCGGAGCAAGGTCGATGCCGAGTTCGCCGTGGCGATCGGCGCGCAACGCTTCCGGCCTGCTGTAGAACAGCGGCAGAGTGGACGGGCCGCCCGGCGCCGGGCGCGGGGTGTCCGTGTCGGCCTGAGTGCTGGTCATGCTGGTCCGTCCTCGATTATGCATTGTGGTGAATGGCAACCGCCATCAAAACGATCGGGCGGCGAATTTCTTGTACAAGTCCAACGGCTGGTTGCCTAGAGCATCCTGCCTTCAATAAGGTTGGGCAAGGGTGGCTTGTACATCCAGGACGCGAGACCGGAGCCGGACGGAGTGCGCATGGCGGCAGATGGCGAAAGCCATACGGGCATCAGCTTCAGCGGCGAGGACATTCGTCTCGACGGGGCCGTCTATCGCGCCTGCGTCTTCCGCGACTGCCGGATGCTGTATCAGGGCGGACCACTGCCGGTGCTGGAGGGCTGCCAGTTCATCGACTGCGGCTGGAACTTCGACGGCGCCGCAGCCAATACGCTGATGATGCTCGGCGCGCTGAACCAGGGCGGGCTTGCCCCGCTGGTCGAGGCGACGCTGGCTGCAATCCGCAATGGCGGCGTGCTGGCGCAGCCGGCCGAAGGGCCGGCACGCACGCCAGGGGCACGGGTGATCGATCTCGGCTTCGGCCGCTTCCCCGTCCCTCGGCTGCGCCGTCAGCCGCGCGCGAGCGTGACCGACAAACATGAGGGAGAAGCATGAGCGGCGTGACGGATCTTGCGAAGGTGACGCAGGCGGATTTCGAGACGGTGCGGGACGAGCCGGTGCTGCTGGTGGCCGCCAACGGGTCGCTGGCGCTGTCGATCGACGAGATCCGGCAGATGGGCAGCGGTACGGGCGTACGGGACGGAGGCGCCTTCGCGGTCCTCTTGCGTGGTCCGCAGACCCCGTTCATCGAGCAGGGAACCTACCGGCTGGAGATCGGGGCGGCCGATGCCGCGAACCGGGTCGAGCTGGAGCTGTTTCTCGTGCCGGTCGGTAACGATGCGAACGGATGCCTCTACGAGGCCGTCTTCACCTGAACCGCATCCGGGCGGGTGCCGGCGCTGCGCGCAGGCACCCATTTTCCGGTAATCGCATGCTTTGTCGCGCCCGTCAGCATCACTGCGGGCCAGGTGGATCCCAGCGCATCAGGTGATAGACGCCGGTCTCGCCGCATGTGACGAAGCCGAGGCGCTGGTAGAGGCGCATCGCCGGATTGAACTGCTCTACATGGATGCCGACGCCGCGCCCTCCGCGCTCGGCCAGAGCCAGGACATCTTCCAGGATCGCACGTCCCGATCCCCGGCCGCGCTGCGCCGGCATGAGGGCAATGTCGATGATGCGCAGCTCGGTTTCCCGCGTGTCGAGATAGAGCCGGCCGACGGGCTGGCTGTCGAACTCGATGACCAGCCACTCCGCCTGCGGAAAATGCTGCATGTAGTGGCTGTGCTGCGCCTGGAACTGCTGCGCCAGGAAGCTCGCCTTCTGCTCCGCGCTCCAGGGAACCGGCGCGAGCTCCTCCTCCCGCGTGGATGCGTAAAGGCGAAACAGGAACGGCAGGTCTGCCTCCGGCTGCATGTAGCGGAAGACAAGCCCCAGCGCCTCGGCACGAGGCAGGGAGGGAAGCGCCCCTCTTGTCGGTATCGAAGGATCCGGGCGGTCGACGCCGTCCGGATCCCGGCTTTTCTCGGTCATGGCCTGCAGTCCGGCAGCGGTGCCGCGCGCATTCTCATGGACGCGGCGGGAAGATGCCCTGCAGCGCGATGATGAAGGTCAGCGTCAGATAGGGCTGCATGTTGTTGTGCGC belongs to Stappia indica and includes:
- a CDS encoding DUF6916 family protein codes for the protein MSGVTDLAKVTQADFETVRDEPVLLVAANGSLALSIDEIRQMGSGTGVRDGGAFAVLLRGPQTPFIEQGTYRLEIGAADAANRVELELFLVPVGNDANGCLYEAVFT
- a CDS encoding GNAT family N-acetyltransferase, with translation MTEKSRDPDGVDRPDPSIPTRGALPSLPRAEALGLVFRYMQPEADLPFLFRLYASTREEELAPVPWSAEQKASFLAQQFQAQHSHYMQHFPQAEWLVIEFDSQPVGRLYLDTRETELRIIDIALMPAQRGRGSGRAILEDVLALAERGGRGVGIHVEQFNPAMRLYQRLGFVTCGETGVYHLMRWDPPGPQ